One Terriglobales bacterium genomic window, TGCACGAACCAGGCCGAGAGCAAGCGCATGTAGCCAGCCATGCAGACCAGGTCCACCTGTGCCTCGCGCAGCGCCGCGGCCACCTCGCGGTCATGCTCCTCGCGCTGCTTGCCCTTGGAGGGAATGACGAGCGCTTTCAGGCCGCGTTGACGGGCGATCTCAATGCCGGCGGCTTCGGCGCGGTTCGAGACCACGACGGCGATGCGCGCGGCGATGCGGCCGGCGTCGCAGGAATCCGCAATGGCCTGGAAGTTCGTGCCGCGCCCGGAGATCAGGATGCCGAGATTCTTCATGGACCGCTCATTGTAGCCGCGCGCGAGACGCAGGGGAACGCGGCCTGTCACGTTCCCCTGTGTCCCCGACTCTCGGTCAG contains:
- the purN gene encoding phosphoribosylglycinamide formyltransferase: DRESGTQGNVTGRVPLRLARGYNERSMKNLGILISGRGTNFQAIADSCDAGRIAARIAVVVSNRAEAAGIEIARQRGLKALVIPSKGKQREEHDREVAAALREAQVDLVCMAGYMRLLSAWFVQQFPQRILNIHPSLLPAFPGLEAQKQALDYGVRVSGCTVHFVDEQLDHGAILVQRTVPVLDTEDEHALAARILEQEHIAYTEAINIVLGERFEVLGRRVVLKN